The Streptomyces nigra genome includes the window ACGCGTCGGTGATCACCATGAACTCGATGCCGACCTCGCCGTTGGGGTCGTCCAGCCGGAAGCCGCCGGCCTTCTCCGGCCGGGACGCACCGGAACCGGCGTACCAGGGGCGCGACGGCAGCCAGGTGGCGAGCAGTTCCAGCTTCGTCGGCGTGAGGGTGGTGCGGTGGATGATGGCCATGCCGCAGATTCTCACGGACGGCCGGTGGACACGACGCGGGGCCCCTGCCGTCCAGGAATGGACGACGGGGACCCCGTGACGGTGTTCCGGGCGGTCAGGCGCCGATGAGGCGGCTGGCCAGGTAGCCCTCGATCTGGTCGAGGGAGACGCGCTCCTGCTTCATGGTGTCGCGCTCACGGACGGTCACCGCGTTGTCCTCGAGGGTGTCGAAGTCGACGGTGACGCAGAACGGCGTGCCGATCTCGTCCTGACGGCGGTAGCGGCGGCCGATGGCGCCGGCGTCGTCGAACTCGATGTTCCAGTTGCGGCGCAGGGCCTGGGCGAGGCCCTTGGCCTTCGGGGACAGCTCGGCGTTGCGGGAGAGCGGCAGCACGGCCACCTTCACCGGCGCGAGGCGCGGGTCGAGCCGCAGCACGGTGCGCTTCTCCAGCTTGCCCTTGGCGTTGGGCGCCTCGTCCTCGATGTAGGCGTCGAGCAGGAACGCCAGCATCGCGCGGCCGACACCGGCCGCCGGCTCGATGACGTACGGCGTCCAGCGCTCGCCGGCCTCCTGGTCGAAGTAGGAGAGGTCCTGGCCGGAGGCCTTGGCGTGGGCGGAGAGGTCGTAGTCGGTGCGGTTGGCGACACCCTCCAGCTCGCCCCACTCGTTGCCGCCGAACTGGAAGCGGTACTCGATGTCAGCGGTGCGCTTGGAGTAGTGGGAGAGCTTCTCCTTCGGGTGCTCGTACCACCGCATGTTCTCCTCGCGCAGGCCGAGACCGGTGTACCAGTTCCAGCGCTGCTCCATCCAGTACTCCTGCCACTTCTCGTCCTCGCCCGGCTTGACGAAGAACTCCATCTCCATCTGCTCGAACTCGCGGGTGCGGAAGATGAAGTTGCCGGGCGTGATCTCGTTGCGGAAGGACTTGCCCATCTGGGCGATGCCGAACGGCGGCTTGCGGCGCGAGGTGGTCTGCACCTGGGCGAAGTTGGTGAAGATGCCCTGGGCGGTCTCGGGACGCAGGTAGGCGACGGAGCCGGAGTCCTGGGTCGGGCCGAGGTGCGTCGACAGCAGACCCGAGAACTGCTTGGGCTCGGTGAACTGGCCCTTGTTGCCGCAGTTCGGGCAGTTGATGTCGGCGAGGCCGTGCTCGGGGGCGTGGCCCTTCTTGGCCTCGTACGCCTCCTCCAGGTGGTCCGCGCGGAACCGCTTGTGGCAGGAGGTGCACTCGGTCAGCGGGTCCGTGAAGGTGGCGACGTGACCGGAGGCGACCCACACCTCGGGGGCGAGGATCACGGACGAGTCGATACCGACGACGTCCTCGCGGGAGGTCACCATGTAACGCCACCACTGGCGCTTGAGGTTCTCCTTGAGCTCGACACCCAGCGGTCCGTAGTCCCAGGCGGCCTTCGTGCCGCCGTAGATCTCACTACTGGGGAATACGAAGCCACGGCGCTTGCTCAGGCTGACGATGGTGTCGATCTTGTCGGCGGCCACGGTGCTCTCTTCATTACGACGACGGGCGACGAAGCGAGGCGCTTCTACAGCGAATGCTTCAGGGTACCGGCGGGGGCTGCCCTCCAATCAAATCGGTAGCGCTCCGTGGACGCCTGAACACGCTTGTTGACAATGGTTTCCAGTGCAGTTGAAAATGACTGTCATGAACGTACGACGACCTCACATATCCGGGGCCGCCCTCGCGGCCGTCGCCGTCCTCGGGATCGGCTCCCTGTCCGCCTGCTCGACGGACAGCGCGGCCGCAGGCGGCGGCAGGTTCGACGTCGTCGCCTCGTTCTATCCGATGCAGTTCCTCGCCGAGCGGATCGGCGGGGACCATGTGCACGTGACCACGCTCACCGAACCCGGCCAGGAACCGCACGAGCTGGAGCTCAGCCTCCGCCAGCGGGCCGAGCTGGAGGAGTCCGACGCGGCGCTGTACCTCAGCGGACTCCAGCCGTCCGTCGACGAGGCCATCGACCAGGCGGCCCTGAAGACGAAGATCGACGCCGCGGACCTCACCAAGCTGGAGGACCACGGCGACGTCGAGCACGACCACGGAGGCGAGGAGCACCCCGAGGAGGAGGAGCACAGCCTCGACCCGCACGTCTGGCTCGACCCCGTGAAGTACGCGGAGATCGCCGAGGGCGTCGGGACCGCGTTCGCGAAGGCGGACCCGGACCACGCGGCCGACTACCGGAAGAACGCCGACGCGCTGGTCGACCGGCTGCACGCGCTGGACACCGAGTTCCGCGACGGGCTCAAGAACACGAAGACCAAGGTCTTCTTCACCAACCACGCCTCCTTCGGCTACTTCGCCGAGCGCTACGGGCTGACCCAGGAGGCCATCTCCGGCGTCGACCCGGAGAGCGAGCCGAGCCCGGCCCGGATCAAGGAACTGCGCGACGAGGCCCGGGCGGACGGGGTGACCACCGTGTTCTACGAGACCCTGGTGTCCGGCAAGACCGCGAAGACCCTCGCCGACGACGCGGGCCTGCGGACGGACGTCCTCGACCCGCTCGAGGGCCTCACCGACCGTTCCAAGGGGGACGACTACTTCGCGGTCATGGAGGCCAACCTCACGGCCCTGAAGAAGGCGCTGGGCGCCCGGTGACCCACTCCCTGGAGGACGGCATGAGCGAGTCCGTCATTTCCCTGCGCGGCGTCCGCGCCGAGCTGGGCGCCCGCCCGGTCCTGCGCGGCATCGACCTCACCGTGCGCCGCGGCGAGGTCGTCGCGCTGCTCGGCGCCAACGGCTCCGGCAAGTCGACGGCCGTGCGCAGCGTCATCGGCCAGGTGCCGGTCAGCGCCGGTGAGATCGAGCTGTTCGGCACCCCGCGGGCCCGGTTCCGCGACTGGGCGCGGGTCGGATACGTCCCGCAGCGCACGACGGCGGCGGGCGGCGTGCCCGCCACGGTCGGCGAGATCGTCTCCTCGGGCCGGCTCTCGCGCACCCGCTTCGGGCTCTTCCGCAAGGCCGACCGCGAGGCCGTCCGGCACGCCCTGGAGCTCGTCGGCATGGCGGACCGCGCCAAGGACTCGGTCGACGCGCTGTCCGGCGGCCAGCACCAGCGGGTGCTCATCGCCCGCGCCCTGGCCGCCGAGCCGGAACTGCTGATCATGGACGAGCCGATGGCGGGCGTCGACCTGGCCAGCCAGGAGGTCCTGGCCCACACCCTGCGCGAGCAGGTCGCGGCCGGTGCCACGGTCCTGCTCGTCCTGCACGAACTGGGCCCGCTGGAGCCCTTGATCGACCGGGCGGTCGTCCTGCGCGACGGCTGTGTGCTGCACGACGGCCCGCCCCCGAAGGCGGTCGGCCAGCACGCGCTGCCCGGCCACGACCATGTACACCCGCACGCGGCTCACGACGCCGAACCGATCCGGACG containing:
- a CDS encoding glycine--tRNA ligase, which gives rise to MAADKIDTIVSLSKRRGFVFPSSEIYGGTKAAWDYGPLGVELKENLKRQWWRYMVTSREDVVGIDSSVILAPEVWVASGHVATFTDPLTECTSCHKRFRADHLEEAYEAKKGHAPEHGLADINCPNCGNKGQFTEPKQFSGLLSTHLGPTQDSGSVAYLRPETAQGIFTNFAQVQTTSRRKPPFGIAQMGKSFRNEITPGNFIFRTREFEQMEMEFFVKPGEDEKWQEYWMEQRWNWYTGLGLREENMRWYEHPKEKLSHYSKRTADIEYRFQFGGNEWGELEGVANRTDYDLSAHAKASGQDLSYFDQEAGERWTPYVIEPAAGVGRAMLAFLLDAYIEDEAPNAKGKLEKRTVLRLDPRLAPVKVAVLPLSRNAELSPKAKGLAQALRRNWNIEFDDAGAIGRRYRRQDEIGTPFCVTVDFDTLEDNAVTVRERDTMKQERVSLDQIEGYLASRLIGA
- a CDS encoding metal ABC transporter substrate-binding protein; translated protein: MNVRRPHISGAALAAVAVLGIGSLSACSTDSAAAGGGRFDVVASFYPMQFLAERIGGDHVHVTTLTEPGQEPHELELSLRQRAELEESDAALYLSGLQPSVDEAIDQAALKTKIDAADLTKLEDHGDVEHDHGGEEHPEEEEHSLDPHVWLDPVKYAEIAEGVGTAFAKADPDHAADYRKNADALVDRLHALDTEFRDGLKNTKTKVFFTNHASFGYFAERYGLTQEAISGVDPESEPSPARIKELRDEARADGVTTVFYETLVSGKTAKTLADDAGLRTDVLDPLEGLTDRSKGDDYFAVMEANLTALKKALGAR
- a CDS encoding metal ABC transporter ATP-binding protein, with the translated sequence MSESVISLRGVRAELGARPVLRGIDLTVRRGEVVALLGANGSGKSTAVRSVIGQVPVSAGEIELFGTPRARFRDWARVGYVPQRTTAAGGVPATVGEIVSSGRLSRTRFGLFRKADREAVRHALELVGMADRAKDSVDALSGGQHQRVLIARALAAEPELLIMDEPMAGVDLASQEVLAHTLREQVAAGATVLLVLHELGPLEPLIDRAVVLRDGCVLHDGPPPKAVGQHALPGHDHVHPHAAHDAEPIRTGLLS